Proteins co-encoded in one Cucurbita pepo subsp. pepo cultivar mu-cu-16 chromosome LG15, ASM280686v2, whole genome shotgun sequence genomic window:
- the LOC111811797 gene encoding rho GDP-dissociation inhibitor 1-like: MSLAVGAALDSKNMGFDENREEGESLDSHGKGNEAEKIGGQMSENSVYATEDEGDDEGTKIELGPQLTLKEELEKDKDDESLRRWKEQLIGTVDLENAGETVEPEVKILSLSIVAPERPDLVLPIPEDGNLKGLWFTLKEGSPYNLKFSFQVNKNIVAGLKYTNTVWKTGVKVDSSKEMLGTFSPQVEAYTHVMPEDTTPSGMFARGSYSARSKFVDDDNKCYLEINYTFDIRKEWAAT, encoded by the exons ATGTCTTTGGCTGTTGGGGCGGctttggattccaagaacatGGGGTTCGATGAGAACCGTGAGGAGGGAGAATCATTGGATAGCCATGGGAAGGGGAATGAAGCTGAGAAGATTGGTGGGCAAATGAGTGAAAATTCTGTTTATGCAACGGAGGATGAGGGTGATGATGAAGGAACCAAAATCGAGTTGGGGCCTCAACTCACATTGAAAGAAGAGCTTGAAAAGGATAAG GATGATGAGAGTCTGAGGAGGTGGAAGGAGCAGCTTATTGGGACTGTGGATTTAGAAAACGCTGGAG AAACTGTTGAGCCAGAGGTGAAGATTCTAAGTCTGTCAATAGTGGCACCTGAGAGACCAGACTTGGTTCTTCCCATTCCGGAAGATGGGAACCTGAAAGGGCTGTGGTTTACCCTGAAAGAAGGCAGTCCTTACAACCTGAAATTCTCCTTCCAAGTCAATAAAAACATTGTTGCAGGCCTCAAGTACACCAACACTGTCTGGAAAACTGGTGTCAAAG TTGACAGCTCCAAAGAGATGCTTGGAACTTTCAGTCCCCAGGTAGAGGCCTATACTCATGTAATGCCAGAGGACACCACGCCCTCTGGCATGTTCGCCCGTGGATCATATTCAGCAAGATCTAAG tttgttgatgatgataaCAAGTGTTACTTGGAAATCAACTACACATTTGATATCAGAAAGGAGTGGGCTGCAACATAA